One window of the Geotrypetes seraphini chromosome 19, aGeoSer1.1, whole genome shotgun sequence genome contains the following:
- the LRRC4C gene encoding leucine-rich repeat-containing protein 4C, with product MLNKMTFHPQQMMIGPRFNRALFDPLLVVLLALQLLVVAGLVRAQTCPSVCSCSNQFSKVVCTRRNLREVPDGISTNTRLLNLHENQIQIIKVDSFKHLRHLEILQLSRNHIRTIEIGAFNGLANLNTLELFDNRLTTIPNGAFEYLSKLKELWLRNNPIESIPSYAFNRIPSLRRLDLGEMKRLSYISEGAFEGLSNLRYLNLGICNLREIPNLTPLVKLDELDLSGNHLSVLRPGSFQGLTHLQKLWMMHSQIQIIERNAFDDLQSLIELNLAHNNLTLLPHDLFTPLHNLQRIQLHHNPWNCNCDILWLSWWLKEIVTTGSTCCARCSTPQNLKGRHIAELDQNYFTCYAPVILEPPADLNVTEGMAAELKCRASTSLTSVSWITPNGTIMTHGAYKVRISVLNDGTLNFTNVTVRDTGLYTCMVSNSAGNTTASATLNVTATENGYTYFSTVTVETMEPSQDEARTTEHNVGPTPVTDWVTTNATTFLTPQSTKSTEKPFTIPITDPSNRIPGIDEVMKTTKIIIGCFVAITLMAAVMLVIFYKMRKQHHRKNHHAPTRTVEIINVDDELTGDTPIESHLPMPAIEHEHLNHYNSYKSPFNHTTTVNTINSIHSSVHEPLLIRANSKDNVQETQI from the coding sequence ATGTTGAACAAGATGACATTCCATCCACAGCAGATGATGATAGGTCCTAGATTTAACAGGGCCCTATTTGACCCATTGCTTGTCGTATTGTTGGCTCTTCAACTTCTGGTAGTGGCTGGTTTAGTCAGGGCTCAGACTTGCCCTTCTGTCTGCTCTTGTAGCAATCAGTTCAGCAAAGTGGTTTGTACCCGAAGGAATCTGCGAGAAGTCCCAGACGGCATCTCCACCAACACCCGGCTCTTGAATCTCCATGAGAACCAGATCCAAATAATTAAAGTGGACAGTTTTAAACATTTAAGGCACTTGGAGATTTTACAGCTAAGCAGAAACCATATAAGGACAATTGAAATTGGGGCTTTCAATGGTCTGGCCAATCTCAACACCCTAGAACTCTTTGACAATCGTCTAACCACCATCCCAAATGGGGCTTTTGAATATCTATCAAAATTAAAAGAACTTTGGTTGAGAAATAATCCCATTGAGAGCATCCCTTCTTATGCTTTTAATCGTATCCCTTCTTTGCGCAGATTGGATTTGGGAGAAATGAAAAGACTATCATATATCTCAGAAGGTGCTTTTGAAGGTCTATCAAATTTACGATATTTGAACCTTGGAATATGTAATCTTCGGGAAATCCCAAACCTCACACCGCTTGTCAAACTTGATGAGTTGGACCTTTCTGGAAATCATTTGTCTGTTCTCAGGCCAGGCTCTTTCCAAGGATTAACCCACCTTCAAAAATTGTGGATGATGCATTCCCAAATTCAGATCATTGAAAGAAATGCTTTTGATGACCTTCAATCATTGATAGAGCTTAATTTGGCACATAACAATCTAACATTACTGCCTCATGACCTTTTTACACCTCTTCATAATTTGCAAAGGATTCAATTACATCACAATCCTTGGAACTGCAATTGTGACATTCTTTGGCTCAGTTGGTGGCTGAAGGAAATAGTAACGACAGGCAGTACATGCTGTGCCCGTTGTAGTACACCTCAAAATTTAAAAGGAAGGCATATTGCAGAGCTAGACCAGAATTATTTTACCTGCTATGCCCCAGTGATTTTGGAGCCCCCTGCAGACCTCAATGTCACAGAGGGCATGGCAGCAGAGCTGAAATGTCGAGCATCAACATCATTGACCTCTGTAAGTTGGATTACCCCTAATGGAACAATTATGACACATGGGGCATATAAAGTTCGAATTTCTGTGCTCAATGATGGCACGTTAAATTTCACAAATGTAACTGTGCGAGACACAGGTTTGTACACATGCATGGTGAGTAACTCTGCAGGTAACACTACAGCATCAGCCACCCTCAATGTGACTGCAACAGAAAATGGTTACACATACTTTTCTACGGTAACTGTGGAGACAATGGAACCTTCTCAGGATGAGGCGCGGACCACAGAACACAATGTGGGGCCCACACCGGTCACTGACTGGGTGACAACAAATGCCACAACCTTTCTCACGCCACAGAGCACAAAGTCAACAGAAAAACCTTTCACcattccaattacagacccaagCAATAGGATCCCTGGAATAGATGAGGTTATGAAGACCACTAAAATAATCATTGGTTGTTTTGTGGCCATTACTCTCATGGCAGCTGTTATGCTAGTCATTTTCTACAAGATGAGGAAACAGCATCATCGGAAAAACCATCATGCGCCCACAAGGACTGTTGAGATTATTAATGTGGATGACGAGCTTACAGGAGATACGCCAATAGAGAGTCATTTGCCCATGCCTGCTATAGAGCATGAACACTTAAATCATTATAACTCTTATAAGTCTCCGTTCAACCACACAACAACAGTTAACACAATAAATTCAATACACAGTTCAGTGCATGAACCGTTACTTATTCGAGCAAACTCTAAAGATAACGTACAAGAGACTCAGATCTAA